One genomic region from Bacillus sp. SLBN-46 encodes:
- a CDS encoding CPBP family intramembrane glutamic endopeptidase — protein sequence MYLFALSVFAKADGDPNSYFDRIELVAVHVNPLYDFVLTHINYVFWVLGLVITMRLIHKRKFKTLITPNRKINWRRIFWGFSLFFCLVSGTTLIDFILNPGDYSFNNIKWEDFLQLFFFVLILTPMQTTAEEVFFRGYLMQWFGRKITHSLILSIIVGSIFGMLHFSNPEMNYSAFFVGSDYVLSGIVWCYITAKTNSAEITIGAHAANNMFLGWFLTMDDAVFGKIPSLFVVSDINPQISLLWTIVTLSIFTSLAIKKYGKNY from the coding sequence ATGTACCTTTTTGCTTTAAGTGTATTTGCTAAGGCAGATGGGGATCCCAATTCTTATTTTGATAGAATTGAGTTAGTGGCTGTTCATGTTAACCCGCTATATGATTTTGTTTTAACACATATTAATTATGTTTTTTGGGTGTTGGGTTTAGTTATTACCATGAGGCTGATTCATAAAAGAAAATTCAAGACTCTCATCACTCCTAATAGAAAAATAAACTGGAGGAGAATTTTTTGGGGATTCAGCTTGTTTTTTTGCTTAGTTTCTGGAACGACACTGATTGATTTTATTTTAAATCCAGGAGATTATTCATTCAATAATATTAAATGGGAGGACTTTCTTCAGCTATTTTTCTTTGTTTTAATCTTAACACCTATGCAAACTACAGCGGAAGAGGTGTTTTTTAGGGGTTATCTAATGCAGTGGTTTGGCCGAAAGATTACTCATTCTTTAATATTATCAATTATTGTAGGTTCTATTTTTGGTATGCTTCATTTCAGTAACCCGGAAATGAATTATTCAGCTTTTTTTGTCGGTAGTGATTATGTACTTTCTGGAATCGTGTGGTGTTACATAACTGCAAAAACTAATAGCGCAGAAATAACGATTGGTGCTCATGCTGCAAATAATATGTTTCTTGGTTGGTTTCTAACCATGGATGATGCAGTCTTTGGAAAAATTCCATCCTTATTTGTCGTAAGCGATATTAATCCACAAATCTCCTTGTTATGGACTATTGTTACACTTTCCATCTTTACGTCCTTGGCAATTAAAAAGTATGGAAAAAATTATTGA
- a CDS encoding S1 domain-containing RNA-binding protein — protein sequence MSVEVGSKVQGKVTGITNFGAFVELPGGTTGLVHISEVAESYVKDINDHLKVGDMVEVKVISEKDGKTALSIKKAIDRPESQTSSYSQRPARQGRSDNRSKDFRPKSNFKPKESFEDKMVKFLKSSEENLSSLKRNTETKRGGRGGRRG from the coding sequence ATGTCAGTTGAAGTAGGCAGCAAAGTACAAGGAAAAGTAACAGGAATCACTAATTTTGGAGCATTCGTAGAATTGCCTGGCGGCACAACAGGTCTTGTGCATATCAGTGAGGTTGCTGAAAGCTATGTAAAGGATATTAATGACCATCTTAAAGTAGGCGACATGGTTGAAGTAAAAGTAATTAGTGAGAAAGACGGAAAAACTGCCTTATCCATCAAAAAAGCAATCGATAGACCAGAAAGTCAAACCTCTTCTTATTCACAACGCCCAGCAAGGCAAGGAAGATCTGACAACCGTTCTAAAGACTTTCGTCCAAAAAGCAATTTCAAACCTAAAGAATCATTTGAAGATAAAATGGTTAAGTTTTTAAAGTCTAGTGAAGAAAATTTATCTTCACTTAAACGCAACACAGAAACAAAGCGTGGCGGCCGAGGCGGAAGACGCGGATAA
- a CDS encoding formate/nitrite transporter family protein has translation MAYSKPDQIMEITIENGTKKTKNSPLQTLILGFEAGAFIAIGYLLCIRVTASLSINLEGLSSLIGASVFPIGLILTLLAGGELLTGNMMAVPLARMARKVSTSKVIINWFLVTISNFLGAVFVAYFFGHIVGLTETGPFLEKTVSIAEHKLEASFLQAFVSGIGCNWLVASAVWLSYGANDMTGKIAGIWFPTMAFVAIGFQHVVANMFVIPAAIFAGHFSWMQYINNFVPVFLGNAVGGSVFIAMAYWHAYSKKDVPYQEPKIVQSIMKTGIR, from the coding sequence ATGGCCTATAGTAAACCAGATCAAATTATGGAAATAACCATAGAGAATGGTACGAAGAAAACTAAAAACTCTCCATTGCAGACGTTAATTTTAGGTTTTGAAGCAGGTGCATTTATTGCGATAGGTTATTTACTTTGCATACGTGTGACAGCAAGCTTATCAATCAATTTGGAAGGATTAAGCAGCTTGATTGGAGCATCTGTATTTCCTATTGGATTGATTCTTACTTTACTTGCAGGAGGAGAGTTATTAACAGGTAATATGATGGCTGTGCCGCTTGCAAGGATGGCGAGAAAGGTTTCTACTAGTAAGGTCATTATTAATTGGTTTCTTGTGACAATTAGTAACTTTCTAGGAGCTGTTTTTGTCGCCTATTTCTTTGGTCATATAGTAGGTCTTACTGAAACTGGTCCTTTTTTAGAAAAAACGGTTAGTATTGCAGAGCATAAACTTGAAGCATCATTTCTCCAAGCTTTTGTTTCAGGTATTGGTTGTAACTGGTTGGTTGCTTCCGCGGTCTGGCTTTCGTATGGAGCCAACGACATGACAGGGAAAATAGCTGGAATTTGGTTTCCAACGATGGCCTTTGTGGCAATTGGTTTTCAACACGTAGTGGCCAATATGTTTGTCATTCCTGCTGCGATTTTTGCAGGTCATTTTTCTTGGATGCAGTATATTAACAATTTTGTTCCGGTTTTCTTAGGAAATGCAGTAGGAGGATCCGTGTTTATTGCAATGGCTTATTGGCACGCATATAGCAAAAAAGATGTACCATATCAAGAGCCAAAGATTGTTCAATCTATAATGAAAACGGGTATTAGATAG
- a CDS encoding glucose-1-phosphate adenylyltransferase, with protein sequence MNKPNWIAMLLAGGRGTRLNLLTKTIVKPAVPFGGKYRIIDFALSNCKNSGIETVGILTQYKPLVLHSHIGQCNQWKLADRYGGLIILPPYQRDGLGVEWYEGTAHAVYQNFQFIEQHNPDYILILSADQVYKMDYREMLQHHIEANADCTIAVMEVPWENAHQFGVIENDKRSNKILAFKEKPQKPTTNLISMGIYIFNWPVLKDTLIKEEQKEFTHRDFGKDIIPSMLEEGFHLSSFLFQGYWRDVGTIRSFWEANLDLLYKETNIFQQVPEWKIYSVENNEPPSFIDGNAKVHHSLIGDGCEISGSVEKAVIFNGVKIGKGAHIKNSVILPHTVVEENVWLENSVVGSQSFIKKGVIIGSKIPEEYLMVVGNQVTVDPAIEEVQFKNSVKSVLS encoded by the coding sequence ATGAATAAACCAAATTGGATAGCCATGCTGTTAGCGGGAGGTAGGGGGACAAGACTTAATCTACTTACAAAAACGATCGTAAAGCCAGCTGTGCCGTTTGGTGGTAAATATCGTATTATTGATTTTGCCTTAAGTAATTGCAAAAACTCAGGGATAGAAACTGTAGGGATTTTAACTCAATATAAGCCCCTAGTATTACATTCGCATATTGGTCAATGTAATCAATGGAAACTTGCAGACAGATATGGTGGATTAATAATCCTCCCACCATATCAACGGGACGGTTTAGGTGTGGAGTGGTATGAGGGTACGGCACATGCAGTATATCAGAACTTTCAATTCATAGAGCAACACAATCCTGACTATATTCTCATTCTTTCAGCTGACCAAGTTTATAAGATGGATTATAGAGAGATGCTGCAGCATCACATTGAAGCAAATGCTGATTGTACTATTGCGGTGATGGAAGTTCCATGGGAAAATGCACACCAATTCGGTGTAATAGAAAATGATAAGCGATCTAATAAAATTTTAGCATTTAAAGAAAAACCTCAAAAGCCCACAACCAATTTAATATCGATGGGAATATACATTTTTAATTGGCCAGTTCTAAAAGATACTTTAATTAAGGAAGAGCAAAAGGAATTTACGCACAGAGATTTTGGAAAGGATATTATTCCCTCCATGCTGGAAGAGGGATTTCATTTGTCATCTTTCTTATTTCAAGGATACTGGAGAGATGTGGGAACGATTAGAAGCTTTTGGGAGGCAAATTTAGATCTTTTATATAAAGAGACAAATATTTTTCAACAAGTTCCAGAATGGAAAATTTATAGTGTTGAAAATAATGAGCCACCTTCATTTATAGACGGGAATGCTAAAGTACACCATAGTTTAATAGGTGATGGCTGCGAAATAAGTGGTTCAGTTGAAAAGGCAGTTATATTTAATGGTGTGAAAATTGGAAAGGGGGCACATATAAAAAACTCGGTAATCTTACCTCATACCGTAGTTGAAGAAAATGTTTGGCTGGAGAATTCTGTAGTAGGAAGTCAATCTTTTATTAAGAAAGGGGTGATTATTGGATCAAAAATACCTGAGGAGTATTTAATGGTAGTAGGTAATCAAGTTACTGTTGACCCGGCAATTGAAGAGGTTCAATTTAAAAATAGTGTTAAATCAGTTTTATCGTAG